AGGTGCAGCCGTCCGGGTTTGCGCCGGAGGTTCTGGACGACCAGTTGATCAGTCAGCTGGTGGACCGGGCCAAGGCCGACGGGATCAAGTTGACGGGCCAGGGTGGTCTGCTGCAGCAGCTCACGAAGAGGATCCTCGAGTCGGCCCTGGAAGGTGAGATCACCGACCACCCCGGGCACGAGAAGCATGAGAAGGCCGGCTCGGGCAACACCCGGAACGGGACCCGATCGAAGACGGTGGTGACCGAGGTCGGCCCGGTCGTGCTCGAGGTCCCGCGGGACCGGGAGGGCTCGTTCGAGCCGCAGATCGTCAAGAAGCGGCAGCGTCGGCTGACCGGCGTCGACGAGATGGTGCTCTCGCTTTCCGCCCGCGGTCTGACCCACGGGGAGATCGCCGCCCACCTCGCGGAGGTCTACGGCGCCGAGGTCTCCAAGACGACCATCTCCACGATCACGGACAAGGTGATCGACGGCATGAACGAATGGCAGAGTCGGCCTCTCGACTCGGTCTACCCGGTTCTGTTCATTGACTGTGTCCACGTGAAGCTGCGGGACGGGAAGGTCGCGAACAGGCCGGTCTACGTGGTCCTGGCGGTCACCGTCGAGGGTACTCGCGAGATCCTGGGGCTCTGGGCCGGCGACGGGGGCGAGGGTGCCAAGTACTGGCTCCAGGTTCTCACCGAGATCAAAAACCGCGGCACGGAGGACGTCTGCATGGTCGTCTGCGACGGCCTGAAGGGGCTGCCCGACGCGATCGGAGCCGTCTGGCCGCAGGCGATCACGCAGACCTGTGTCGTTCACCTGCTGCGGGCCTCGTTCCGTTACGCGGCCCGGCAGGACTGGGACAAGATCTCGAAGGCGCTCAAGCCCGTCTACACCGCGCCGACCGAGGACGCCGCCATGGAACGGTTCCTGGAGTTCCAGGAGGAATGGGGCCGGAAGTACCCGGCGATCGTGAGGTT
This window of the Streptomyces sp. NBC_01264 genome carries:
- a CDS encoding IS256 family transposase; the encoded protein is MQPSGFAPEVLDDQLISQLVDRAKADGIKLTGQGGLLQQLTKRILESALEGEITDHPGHEKHEKAGSGNTRNGTRSKTVVTEVGPVVLEVPRDREGSFEPQIVKKRQRRLTGVDEMVLSLSARGLTHGEIAAHLAEVYGAEVSKTTISTITDKVIDGMNEWQSRPLDSVYPVLFIDCVHVKLRDGKVANRPVYVVLAVTVEGTREILGLWAGDGGEGAKYWLQVLTEIKNRGTEDVCMVVCDGLKGLPDAIGAVWPQAITQTCVVHLLRASFRYAARQDWDKISKALKPVYTAPTEDAAMERFLEFQEEWGRKYPAIVRLWENAWAEFVPFLQFDTEIRRIVCTTNAIESVNARIRKAVRARGHFPNEQAAIKCVYMAIMSLDPTGQGRKRWTQRWKAALNAFDITFDGRLSAARR